In a single window of the Pelodiscus sinensis isolate JC-2024 chromosome 18, ASM4963464v1, whole genome shotgun sequence genome:
- the OCSTAMP gene encoding osteoclast stimulatory transmembrane protein: MHFSIEAAKYGLAFAWYRSRVWIYCQDNLLPKIQEIMLHAWSTYSKPVPSSCGELLALFLQCCCIAGLTGGLFYNWMFSSLEYPYHLSSAIAVSFSVLLLLAVFLVHPLRCMFTMIVPTLGMKQGQRLLLSTCFMIVAVNVIPNILDNIKSLLQVIKCVCENSSNSLLNSTALLGTASRQFGHHIKKVVDNMASNSLTPKNGHFQFSMDNNNSLVREQVLIASQKIKEEFSAVELLVRQAVLVANRVAAGFFLLCLLWESGWYLKRYLTDLRFDNIYITKKLERLAADNNTAPLLTCSPKIRIHSAGLKLSREEMMGCLMRMVLLSLTLMLTVAILAMDYITFHLADTAVKEVALFPVVPIMISIKHEAKLNILPFFSKLFNGAFSGEHSFANFERTYEQNLTFVSADCTMKLPTPPNNFVTLAVGLLYCIIYALTFLEAYAQRLCRKISNSFFQGREEQRVQHLYRELLRKHNRKM, translated from the exons ATGCATTTCTCTATTGAGGCTGCTAAATATGGACTGGCTTTTGCTTGGTATAGGTCAAGAGTCTGGATCTATTGCCAGGACAATCTGCTTCCAAAAATACAAGAAATAATGTTACATGCATGGTCTACCTATTCGAAGCCAGTGCCTTCAAGCTGCGGCGAGCTCCTGGCTTTATTTCTGCAGTGTTGCTGCATTGCCGGACTGACAGGTGGCCTCTTCTACAACTGGATGTTCTCCTCACTAGAATATCCATATCACCTCTCCTCTGCAATTGCCGTTTCCTTCAGtgtgctgcttctgctggctGTCTTCTTGGTGCACCCTCTTCGCTGCATGTTCACCATGATCGTACCTACACTGGGCATGAAGCAAGGCCAGCGGCTGCTCTTGTCCACCTGCTTTATGATCGTGGCAGTTAACGTTATACCCAACATCCTAGACAACATTAAGAGCCTACTGCAGGTTATTAAGTGCGTTTGCGAGAATTCCTCCAACAGCCTTTTGAACTCAACCGCTCTGCTGGGAACTGCTTCCAGGCAGTTTGGGCACCATATCAAAAAGGTCGTCGACAACATGGCAAGTAACTCCCTGACGCCTAAGAATGGACATTTTCAGTTCTCTATGGATAATAATAACTCCTTGGTGAGGGAGCAAGTACTCATTGCTAGTCAGAAGATCAAGGAAGAGTTCTCTGCTGTGGAACTGTTGGTCAGACAGGCTGTGCTGGTAGCCAACAGGGTGGCTGCTGGCTTCTTTCTGCTCTGTCTCCTGTGGGAGTCCGGGTGGTACTTGAAGCGCTATCTCACCGACCTCCGCTTTGACAACATTTACATCACCAAAAAGCTGGAGCGCTTAGCTGCGGACAATAACACAGCCCCTCTGCTGACATGCTCACCCAAAATACGGATCCACTCTGCCGGCTTGAAGCTGTCCCGGGAGGAAATGATGGGGTGCCTGATGCGCATGGTGCTCCTCTCTTTGACTCTGATGCTGACAGTTGCGATCCTAGCAATGGATTACATCACCTTCCACTTGGCAGACACGGCTGTGAAAGAGGTGGCTCTGTTCCCCGTGGTGCCCATCATGATTAGCATTAAACACGAG GCCAAACTAAACATTCTGCCCTTTTTCTCGAAACTTTTCAATGGAGCCTTTTCTGGAGAACACTCTTTTGCAAACTTTGAAAGAACTTACGAGCAGAATCTGACCTTCGTCTCTGCCGATTGCACCATGAAACTGCCAACCCCTCCAAACAACTTTGTGACTCTTGCTGTCGGACTGCTCTATTGCATCATCTATGCCCTGACATTTCTGGAAGCCTACGCACAACGTTTGTGCCGAAAAATCTCCAACTCCTTCTTCCAGGGGCGAGAAGAGCAGAGAGTTCAGCACCTCTATAGGGAGCTATTAAGGAAACACAACAGGAAGATGTAG